One Candidatus Neomarinimicrobiota bacterium genomic window carries:
- the rpsK gene encoding 30S ribosomal protein S11 encodes MAKKKTAKKKSTKKKEKKTVIHGLACIKATFNNTQITITDLEGNVLSSCSSGARGFRGSRKSTPFAASQAAHSAAVTARDQYRMKYCDVKVKGPGAGRESAIRSLQAAGLEVRSIKDVTPIPHNGCRPPKRRRV; translated from the coding sequence ATGGCCAAGAAGAAAACAGCCAAGAAGAAATCAACCAAGAAGAAGGAAAAAAAGACGGTTATTCACGGTTTGGCCTGCATTAAGGCAACCTTTAATAACACCCAGATCACCATCACTGATTTGGAGGGAAATGTGCTCAGTAGTTGTAGCTCAGGGGCACGGGGATTCCGTGGAAGTCGCAAGAGTACTCCTTTTGCGGCCTCTCAAGCGGCTCACTCGGCCGCGGTGACCGCCCGTGACCAGTACCGTATGAAATATTGCGACGTGAAGGTCAAAGGACCCGGTGCCGGACGTGAATCGGCCATTCGGTCGTTGCAGGCGGCGGGGTTGGAAGTCCGTTCCATTAAGGACGTTACTCCGATTCCTCATAATGG